Proteins encoded within one genomic window of Haematospirillum jordaniae:
- a CDS encoding GNAT family N-acetyltransferase, giving the protein MAGSDGTVIREATLIDADALGLIHRIGLQAAVPWGMPPTALVLSAGDRAAEWREWLKARATTRNGGQAIVADSMHGPVGFICVAPGHPPGVPEHWLISHFTVLGAHQKQGLGRQLLKAALEKVARGRGVRADLFVPSGAPWAAVVEHMGGLPGGAEPLVRAGMSFMAERYSFSVLSA; this is encoded by the coding sequence GTGGCTGGATCTGATGGAACTGTTATTCGGGAAGCAACCCTGATCGATGCAGACGCATTGGGCCTTATACACAGGATTGGTTTGCAGGCTGCTGTTCCTTGGGGAATGCCGCCAACAGCCTTGGTTCTGTCGGCCGGTGACCGTGCGGCAGAATGGCGTGAATGGCTGAAGGCCCGCGCAACAACGCGTAATGGTGGCCAAGCTATTGTAGCGGATTCCATGCATGGTCCTGTCGGCTTTATCTGCGTTGCTCCCGGCCATCCCCCCGGTGTGCCCGAGCACTGGTTGATCAGCCATTTCACAGTACTGGGTGCGCATCAGAAGCAGGGGCTCGGGCGTCAGCTGTTGAAGGCGGCCTTGGAAAAGGTGGCGCGTGGGCGTGGTGTGAGGGCGGATCTGTTCGTTCCCTCTGGTGCTCCTTGGGCTGCGGTGGTCGAGCATATGGGGGGACTGCCCGGTGGTGCGGAACCTCTGGTGCGGGCAGGGATGTCATTTATGGCAGAGCGATACAGCTTCTCTGTACTCTCTGCATGA
- the gor gene encoding glutathione-disulfide reductase, with protein MAAFEYDLVTLGAGSGGVRASRLAGGYGARVAVIEESRVGGTCVVRGCVPKKLLIYGAEFARSFQDARGYGWTVGDVHLDWPALVASKNRELDRLEAVYRNTLKSNHVELVEGRGRLVDPHTVEVNGRRMTAQRILVAVGGWPVLPDIPGVEHAITSNEALDLPRLPDSIVIVGGGFIAVEFAGLFHALGCAVTLVIRADNILRGFDQDIREHLVAELEHQGITICRKTQVQSIRCEKDGRRMVTLQDGRILACEQVMYATGRAPNTAGLGLEEAGVALDPRTGAVQVDAWSRTNVSSIWAVGDVTNRINLTPVAIREGACFSETEFNNNPMTPDHANVASAVFSQPAVGTVGLTEEKARARGPVDVYMTRFRPMKNTLSGREEHTMMKLLVDRATQVVIGAHMVGPDAPEIIQGLAIAVKAGLTKKDFDATVGIHPTAAEEFVTLRTPRPDLASV; from the coding sequence ATGGCAGCTTTTGAGTACGATCTTGTAACGCTTGGCGCTGGATCTGGCGGTGTTCGGGCATCCCGTCTTGCCGGTGGGTATGGAGCCCGTGTTGCTGTGATCGAGGAAAGCCGGGTTGGCGGAACCTGTGTCGTTCGTGGCTGTGTTCCCAAGAAACTATTGATCTATGGGGCAGAGTTTGCCCGTTCCTTTCAGGATGCGCGTGGATATGGCTGGACTGTCGGTGATGTCCATCTTGATTGGCCGGCGCTTGTGGCGAGCAAGAACCGAGAACTCGATCGCCTAGAAGCGGTCTATCGCAATACGCTGAAGTCAAATCATGTCGAGCTGGTAGAGGGGCGCGGCAGGCTTGTTGATCCGCATACGGTTGAGGTCAATGGTCGCCGTATGACGGCACAGAGAATACTGGTCGCTGTTGGTGGGTGGCCTGTCCTGCCGGATATTCCAGGGGTTGAGCATGCCATAACATCCAACGAGGCGTTGGATTTGCCTCGCTTGCCCGACAGCATTGTGATTGTCGGGGGGGGATTCATTGCGGTGGAATTCGCGGGCCTCTTCCATGCTTTGGGATGCGCGGTCACCTTGGTCATCCGCGCCGACAATATCCTGCGTGGTTTTGATCAGGATATCCGCGAGCACCTAGTTGCTGAGCTTGAGCATCAGGGCATTACAATCTGTCGCAAAACTCAGGTGCAGTCCATCCGTTGCGAGAAGGATGGTCGCCGGATGGTAACGCTGCAGGATGGCCGGATCCTGGCCTGTGAGCAGGTCATGTACGCAACAGGTCGGGCCCCCAACACGGCGGGTCTTGGGTTGGAAGAGGCTGGGGTTGCGCTGGATCCCCGAACCGGTGCAGTGCAGGTTGATGCTTGGTCCCGGACTAATGTCAGCAGCATCTGGGCCGTGGGTGATGTGACAAACCGTATCAACCTGACCCCGGTTGCAATCCGGGAGGGCGCCTGTTTTTCTGAAACTGAATTCAACAACAATCCGATGACTCCGGACCATGCAAATGTGGCCTCAGCTGTTTTCAGCCAGCCCGCTGTCGGTACGGTTGGCTTGACCGAAGAGAAGGCGCGTGCCCGTGGCCCTGTTGATGTGTATATGACCCGCTTTCGTCCGATGAAGAATACCCTTTCAGGGCGGGAGGAACACACCATGATGAAGCTTCTGGTCGATCGGGCAACCCAAGTTGTGATCGGGGCCCACATGGTTGGCCCTGATGCGCCGGAGATCATCCAGGGGCTCGCCATTGCCGTAAAGGCCGGCCTGACCAAGAAGGACTTTGATGCGACGGTTGGCATTCATCCCACAGCAGCCGAGGAATTTGTAACCCTGCGTACACCACGGCCCGATCTGGCATCCGTGTGA